The following proteins are co-located in the Heliorestis convoluta genome:
- the cbiE gene encoding precorrin-6y C5,15-methyltransferase (decarboxylating) subunit CbiE has product MEHPITVIGIGPGTREHLTLEAIEAAEKAEMLVGGKRALALFAYLKKPSKVIDADLPGLMAFLEELKGKTKIALLLSGDPGFYSLLPMIVKEIGAEGLRVIPGLSSLQLAFARIKLPWQDCRWQSLHGRPLEKASLWLEHDGWIAYVTDPKNSPEKICQYLQQKGEGWRQAIILKNLAYEDEIVIKSSIEALAEVDEKPYQPALLLVKGGKKEEILSSQDKSQVPFDEEERFYPGLPDQTFLRQQIPMTKSDIRALTLLRAAIQKHDRIWDVGSGTGSISMEAAQLAPLGHVYAIERKSEACTLIKANCRHFDLSNVTVLETEAPTGLDRLPQPNVIIIGGSGGQLQSLLSTCWQRLQPKGRIVLNAITVETLAEATAWFEKAKIPFQAVQVQVQKMEKAGSYHLWKSQNPVTIFWASKEDRPCHWANCTESV; this is encoded by the coding sequence TTGGAACATCCCATTACAGTCATTGGAATTGGACCAGGAACAAGAGAACACTTAACACTAGAAGCCATTGAAGCAGCAGAAAAAGCGGAAATGCTAGTAGGCGGAAAAAGAGCCCTCGCCTTATTTGCTTATTTGAAGAAGCCTTCCAAGGTAATTGATGCCGATTTACCAGGTCTTATGGCCTTTTTAGAAGAACTTAAAGGGAAAACCAAGATAGCTCTTTTGCTATCAGGGGATCCTGGCTTTTACAGTCTTCTGCCCATGATCGTAAAAGAAATAGGAGCGGAAGGCCTGCGAGTCATTCCAGGATTAAGCTCTTTACAACTGGCTTTTGCACGAATAAAGCTTCCCTGGCAAGATTGTCGTTGGCAAAGCTTACACGGACGACCTCTTGAAAAAGCATCTTTATGGCTCGAACATGATGGCTGGATCGCCTACGTAACGGACCCTAAGAATAGTCCGGAAAAAATCTGCCAGTACCTTCAACAGAAGGGAGAAGGTTGGCGACAGGCTATCATACTAAAAAATCTTGCTTATGAAGATGAAATAGTCATTAAAAGCTCGATAGAAGCTCTGGCTGAAGTAGATGAAAAGCCTTATCAACCTGCATTATTGCTCGTAAAAGGTGGAAAAAAAGAAGAAATTTTGTCTTCACAAGACAAGAGTCAAGTTCCTTTTGATGAGGAAGAGCGGTTCTACCCTGGACTGCCCGATCAGACTTTTCTTCGCCAGCAAATACCAATGACCAAGTCTGATATTCGAGCATTAACCCTCCTCAGAGCGGCTATCCAAAAGCACGATAGAATCTGGGATGTGGGATCCGGTACCGGTTCCATTTCCATGGAAGCGGCACAACTGGCTCCCCTAGGTCATGTCTATGCCATTGAAAGAAAGAGCGAAGCCTGCACACTGATCAAAGCCAATTGTCGACATTTTGATTTATCCAACGTAACGGTACTAGAGACAGAAGCACCAACCGGGCTGGATAGATTGCCTCAACCAAACGTTATTATTATTGGTGGATCCGGTGGACAGTTACAAAGCCTTTTATCAACGTGCTGGCAACGGCTACAACCGAAGGGCCGTATTGTCCTGAATGCCATCACTGTAGAGACCTTAGCAGAAGCAACAGCTTGGTTTGAAAAGGCGAAGATTCCTTTTCAAGCTGTACAAGTCCAAGTGCAAAAAATGGAAAAAGCAGGATCGTACCATCTTTGGAAAAGTCAAAATCCTGTTACAATATTCTGGGCTTCGAAGGAGGACCGCCCATGCCACTGGGCCAACTGTACGGAATCGGTGTAG
- the cbiD gene encoding cobalt-precorrin-5B (C(1))-methyltransferase CbiD, producing MRKGYTTGSCAAAAAKAATAILYRTLLQVDAPFPPETGFIIEIPLPYHGRLRLMAEMVEQDQESVTCQVIKDGGDDPDNTHGLAIEVKASVAAKGIHITGGQGVGRLTRPGLALPVGEAAINPIPQKMIREAVSEVLPKDKGVHLVVTVPEGEKKAPATLNPKLGITGGISILGTTGLVYPMSEEAFKHSLESQIDLALQAGHHTLLLTPGRMGQRTLEELGAPAEAIIVISNFIGHMLDQCRKKGVKQVLLWGHIGKLVKMAGGIFHSHSKIADGRREIMVAHGAIVGLPQPLLQRLLNANTAEEAVMVLEKAGEYTLLEHLANVAAQKGTERFQGPVEVVFTNLQGQALAWSDGAKKGSVGSWNIPLQSLELDQEQENT from the coding sequence ATGCGTAAAGGCTACACCACGGGCTCTTGTGCGGCAGCAGCAGCAAAAGCAGCCACAGCCATACTATATAGAACCTTACTTCAAGTCGATGCACCCTTTCCTCCGGAAACAGGATTTATCATAGAGATTCCATTGCCTTATCACGGTAGATTGCGATTGATGGCAGAAATGGTGGAACAAGATCAAGAAAGCGTAACCTGTCAAGTGATTAAAGATGGGGGAGATGATCCCGATAACACCCATGGTCTGGCTATAGAGGTGAAAGCTTCCGTAGCAGCGAAGGGTATTCACATTACAGGTGGACAAGGTGTTGGTCGCCTGACAAGGCCTGGGTTGGCTTTGCCTGTCGGTGAAGCAGCCATCAATCCCATTCCCCAAAAGATGATTCGAGAAGCGGTAAGTGAGGTTTTACCGAAAGATAAAGGCGTACACTTGGTTGTCACTGTACCTGAAGGAGAAAAAAAAGCACCAGCCACACTGAATCCCAAGTTAGGTATAACAGGAGGCATCTCTATTTTAGGTACAACAGGACTTGTCTACCCCATGTCAGAAGAAGCTTTCAAACATAGCTTAGAGAGCCAGATTGATTTGGCTTTACAGGCAGGTCATCACACTTTACTACTTACACCAGGGAGAATGGGACAAAGAACGCTCGAAGAATTGGGTGCACCTGCAGAGGCTATTATTGTAATCAGTAACTTTATTGGACACATGCTTGATCAATGTAGAAAAAAAGGTGTCAAGCAAGTTCTACTCTGGGGTCACATTGGAAAACTCGTCAAAATGGCAGGTGGCATATTTCACAGTCACAGCAAAATTGCCGACGGACGCCGAGAAATTATGGTTGCCCATGGCGCTATTGTAGGCCTGCCACAACCTTTGCTACAACGCCTTCTCAATGCCAATACGGCTGAAGAAGCGGTGATGGTACTAGAAAAAGCCGGGGAATATACTTTGCTAGAACATCTTGCCAATGTAGCAGCTCAGAAAGGAACAGAACGCTTTCAAGGCCCTGTAGAGGTCGTATTTACGAATTTACAGGGTCAAGCACTGGCCTGGAGCGACGGCGCAAAGAAAGGAAGCGTAGGCTCTTGGAACATCCCATTACAGTCATTGGAATTGGACCAGGAACAAGAGAACACTTAA
- a CDS encoding LL-diaminopimelate aminotransferase, giving the protein MKTATRIAALSSAVFSQMDRLRQEVTAQGKDVINLGIGSPDRPPAPHVREALMKALARDDAYGYALSDGLPEFKEAVARWYAQRFGVQLDPAEEVLSLMGSQDGLGHIYLALINRGDIALIPDPGYPIYTAGLMLAEGEKYAMPLTRENHYLPDFDAIPREVAQKAKMMVLNYPSNPLAATAELDFFERAVAFASQNDIMILHDVAYSELAYDGYRPVSFLQVPGAKEVGIELHSVSKSYNLAGCRLGMAVGNKEILNALNRIKSNIDYGVFKAVQWAAIAALEGPQDMVQENAFVYQKRRDLLVDGLTALGWEMDKPKASMFVWAPIPTGYSSSYDFAEQLIRKAGVLVIPGNAFGDLGEGYVRIALVVPDEKIIEAVQRIGKAIAL; this is encoded by the coding sequence ATGAAGACAGCAACAAGAATCGCAGCCCTCTCCTCAGCCGTCTTTTCCCAAATGGATAGATTGCGGCAAGAAGTGACCGCGCAAGGTAAAGACGTAATCAACCTAGGCATTGGTAGTCCCGATCGCCCTCCAGCACCCCATGTGCGGGAAGCCCTTATGAAAGCTTTAGCTCGAGATGATGCTTATGGATATGCTCTTTCTGATGGACTCCCTGAATTTAAAGAAGCCGTAGCACGATGGTATGCTCAAAGATTTGGAGTACAACTCGATCCTGCAGAAGAAGTCCTTTCTTTAATGGGTTCTCAAGATGGGCTAGGGCATATCTACCTGGCTTTGATCAATCGAGGAGACATTGCTCTCATACCTGATCCCGGCTATCCCATTTACACAGCCGGTCTCATGTTGGCAGAAGGGGAAAAGTACGCCATGCCCCTTACTCGAGAAAATCACTATCTACCAGACTTTGATGCCATCCCCAGAGAGGTCGCTCAAAAAGCGAAAATGATGGTCTTAAACTATCCAAGCAATCCCCTAGCAGCTACAGCTGAACTAGACTTTTTCGAAAGAGCCGTAGCTTTTGCAAGTCAAAATGACATCATGATCTTACATGATGTAGCCTACTCAGAACTAGCCTACGATGGGTACCGACCTGTCAGCTTCCTACAAGTCCCTGGAGCCAAAGAAGTAGGCATTGAATTACACTCTGTATCGAAGTCCTACAACTTGGCAGGCTGTCGCCTCGGTATGGCCGTAGGGAACAAAGAGATCCTCAACGCGTTGAATCGAATTAAGTCTAATATCGACTATGGTGTCTTCAAAGCAGTACAATGGGCTGCTATAGCTGCTTTAGAAGGCCCTCAAGATATGGTTCAGGAGAATGCATTCGTCTATCAAAAACGAAGAGATCTGCTTGTCGACGGACTGACTGCACTCGGCTGGGAAATGGATAAACCCAAAGCGTCTATGTTTGTCTGGGCGCCTATCCCTACAGGTTATAGCAGCTCTTACGACTTTGCAGAACAACTCATTAGAAAAGCCGGCGTCCTTGTGATCCCTGGTAATGCTTTTGGTGATCTCGGTGAGGGTTATGTACGCATTGCGCTTGTTGTGCCCGATGAAAAAATCATAGAAGCTGTTCAGCGCATCGGTAAAGCAATTGCTTTGTAA
- a CDS encoding dipeptidase codes for MKKFFVVDSHCDTLGRIHKADWDSFNFDRFRGPINLETMEAGSVKLQFFAAYVDESFQQVGSLRYTLQLIDTFHRLMKRYHSRLTHIKDQEDIEQLQSQPNRIGALLAIEGGEALEGSLEMLSIFYRLGVRSIGLTWNHRNLIADGCGESRTRGGLSRFGHKVITVMEEKNMIIDLAHISEAGFWDVLASTSKPLLVSHSNCRHLCDHPRNLQDRQIKALQQRSSMLGINFYPPFLSTNRENVDINKVVDHIEHACQVAGSYKHVGVGSDFDGINQFVPYLESAAHYPRLWDALLHRGFSEEQVKAIAGENYTAFLKKVLPSRKVTEH; via the coding sequence ATGAAGAAATTCTTTGTTGTCGATAGCCACTGCGACACCCTCGGACGAATTCACAAAGCAGATTGGGACAGTTTTAACTTTGATCGATTTCGAGGACCCATAAACCTCGAAACGATGGAAGCAGGTTCTGTAAAATTGCAATTTTTTGCTGCCTATGTGGATGAATCTTTTCAACAAGTAGGCAGCCTTCGTTACACATTACAACTTATTGACACTTTTCACAGACTGATGAAGCGTTATCATAGCAGGCTAACACACATCAAAGATCAAGAAGATATAGAACAGCTTCAATCACAACCGAATCGTATTGGTGCCTTATTAGCCATAGAAGGCGGAGAAGCCTTAGAAGGTTCTCTAGAAATGCTTTCTATCTTTTACCGGCTCGGCGTACGCTCTATCGGGCTTACCTGGAATCACCGTAACCTGATCGCAGATGGTTGTGGCGAAAGTAGAACAAGAGGTGGCTTAAGTCGATTTGGACATAAAGTTATTACAGTCATGGAAGAAAAAAACATGATCATCGATCTTGCTCATATCTCTGAAGCAGGCTTCTGGGATGTACTTGCTTCTACTTCTAAGCCTTTACTCGTTTCACATAGCAATTGCCGTCACCTTTGTGATCACCCTCGCAATTTACAAGATCGACAAATAAAAGCACTTCAGCAACGAAGTAGTATGCTGGGAATTAATTTTTATCCACCATTCTTATCGACGAATCGTGAAAATGTTGATATAAATAAGGTAGTCGATCATATAGAACATGCTTGTCAGGTAGCAGGTTCTTATAAACATGTCGGTGTAGGCAGTGATTTTGACGGAATTAATCAATTTGTGCCTTACTTAGAAAGCGCTGCTCACTATCCTCGCCTCTGGGATGCTTTGTTACATAGAGGTTTTTCAGAAGAACAAGTAAAAGCCATCGCCGGTGAAAACTACACTGCTTTTTTGAAAAAAGTGTTACCATCACGCAAAGTTACAGAACATTGA
- a CDS encoding stage V sporulation protein S translates to MEVLKVSAKSSPNRVAGALAGVLRERGGAEIQAIGAGALNQAVKAVAIARGFEAPRGVDLICIPAFTDISIDGEERTAIKLIIEPR, encoded by the coding sequence ATGGAAGTTCTGAAAGTATCAGCCAAATCCAGCCCAAACCGCGTAGCAGGAGCTCTAGCAGGTGTTTTACGAGAAAGAGGAGGCGCAGAAATTCAAGCCATCGGTGCAGGTGCACTGAACCAAGCTGTAAAAGCTGTAGCAATTGCTAGAGGATTTGAAGCACCTCGAGGTGTAGATCTAATCTGCATCCCAGCTTTCACTGATATTTCTATCGATGGTGAAGAACGTACAGCGATTAAGCTTATTATTGAGCCTCGCTAA
- the rny gene encoding ribonuclease Y, whose amino-acid sequence MSQNRGGDELLEWIVAIVTAVLGFVAGVMYRKSIAEAKIGVAEERSRQIVEDAVRESEAKKREAVLAAKDEVHQMRSEAERENRERRNELQRLERRLLQKEESLDRKMDMMERKEDSLHRREEEIEKVRSELADTLQQQIAELERLSGLTSEEARTFLLANVEEEVKHEAAMMIKNVESQAKEEAEKKAREVISLAVQRFAADHVAESTVSVVALPNDEMKGRIIGREGRNIRTLETLTGIDLIIDDTPEAVILSGFDPIRREVARMALEKLILDGRIHPARIEEMVEKAQREVEQRIREEGEQATFETGVHGLHPELIKLLGRLKWRTSYGQNVLKHSIEVAHLAGLMAAELGADVSLARRAGLLHDIGKAVDHEVEGNHVSIGVDLAKKYRESRDVIHCIAAHHGDEEAYTVEAVLVAAADAVSAARPGARRETLESYIKRLQKLEEIADSFEGVEKAFAIQAGREIRIMVKPDKVEDADSIRVARDIVKRIEAELEYPGQIKVVVIRETRAVEYAK is encoded by the coding sequence ATGAGCCAAAACAGAGGAGGTGACGAACTCTTGGAATGGATAGTAGCCATTGTAACAGCCGTTCTCGGCTTTGTGGCTGGCGTAATGTATCGCAAGTCGATTGCAGAAGCTAAAATCGGCGTTGCTGAAGAACGTTCTCGCCAGATTGTAGAAGATGCAGTAAGAGAATCGGAAGCGAAGAAACGGGAGGCCGTACTAGCTGCCAAAGACGAAGTTCATCAGATGCGATCAGAAGCAGAACGAGAGAATCGCGAACGACGCAATGAACTACAACGTCTAGAGCGTCGACTGTTACAAAAAGAAGAGTCTCTCGATCGCAAAATGGATATGATGGAACGCAAAGAAGACTCTTTGCACCGTCGCGAAGAAGAGATAGAAAAAGTTCGTAGTGAACTTGCTGATACCTTGCAACAACAAATTGCTGAACTAGAACGCTTATCAGGTTTGACATCAGAAGAAGCACGCACTTTCTTACTTGCTAACGTAGAAGAAGAAGTGAAGCATGAAGCAGCTATGATGATCAAAAATGTTGAAAGTCAAGCCAAAGAAGAAGCAGAGAAAAAAGCAAGAGAAGTTATATCTTTAGCGGTTCAACGCTTCGCAGCCGATCATGTAGCCGAGTCAACTGTTTCTGTAGTTGCACTGCCTAATGATGAGATGAAAGGTCGAATTATTGGTCGAGAAGGTCGTAACATTCGTACCTTAGAAACACTGACAGGCATTGACTTAATCATTGATGATACACCAGAAGCTGTCATTTTATCGGGCTTTGATCCCATTCGTAGAGAAGTCGCTCGTATGGCTTTAGAAAAGCTTATTCTTGATGGACGTATTCACCCAGCTCGAATCGAAGAAATGGTTGAAAAAGCACAACGAGAAGTGGAACAGAGAATTCGTGAAGAAGGCGAACAAGCTACTTTTGAAACAGGTGTACATGGCCTGCACCCTGAACTGATTAAGCTTTTAGGTCGTCTAAAATGGCGTACCTCCTATGGACAGAATGTATTGAAGCATTCTATCGAGGTGGCTCACTTAGCAGGCTTAATGGCAGCAGAACTTGGTGCTGATGTATCTTTAGCTCGACGAGCTGGATTGCTTCATGACATTGGTAAAGCTGTAGACCATGAAGTAGAAGGTAACCACGTTAGCATCGGTGTTGATCTGGCCAAGAAGTATCGAGAGTCTCGTGATGTGATTCATTGTATTGCAGCCCATCATGGTGATGAAGAAGCTTACACTGTGGAAGCGGTCTTAGTTGCAGCTGCCGATGCTGTTTCAGCAGCACGTCCAGGCGCTCGAAGAGAAACACTAGAGTCATATATTAAACGTTTGCAAAAATTGGAAGAAATCGCCGACTCTTTTGAAGGCGTTGAAAAGGCATTTGCAATCCAAGCGGGCAGAGAGATCCGCATCATGGTGAAGCCTGACAAGGTGGAAGATGCTGACTCAATCCGTGTAGCCAGAGATATAGTAAAGCGTATTGAAGCAGAACTTGAATATCCTGGACAAATTAAAGTGGTTGTTATAAGAGAAACGCGTGCTGTAGAATATGCCAAATAG
- a CDS encoding regulatory protein RecX has protein sequence MTHLSYEESWKKALFWLSRRSLSTQELRDRLRRKGAKAEDTEEIIKRFIDLGYLDDRRFARSYTRYRKDCSSYGSMRIQQELNRKGIQGALCEEALEECLSPEEEYERAKKVAYIKLRELYRKEVDQKSARLGRHLQQKGFPLELIYRLLDELKKEEPLIQEQKT, from the coding sequence ATGACACATTTGTCTTATGAAGAGAGCTGGAAAAAAGCTCTCTTCTGGCTTTCAAGACGTTCTTTAAGCACACAAGAATTAAGAGATCGTCTACGGCGAAAAGGAGCCAAAGCAGAAGATACTGAAGAAATTATAAAACGGTTTATCGATCTCGGTTACCTTGACGATCGTCGTTTTGCTCGTTCTTATACTCGATATCGCAAAGACTGTTCTTCTTATGGCTCAATGCGAATTCAACAAGAGTTGAACAGAAAAGGTATTCAAGGAGCCTTATGTGAAGAAGCATTAGAAGAATGTTTATCACCTGAAGAAGAGTATGAAAGAGCGAAAAAAGTAGCCTATATAAAGCTTCGTGAGCTCTACCGCAAAGAAGTAGATCAAAAAAGCGCCAGACTGGGTCGACATCTACAACAAAAAGGTTTTCCTTTAGAATTAATATATCGACTTCTCGATGAATTAAAAAAAGAAGAGCCATTGATTCAAGAGCAGAAAACTTGA
- the recA gene encoding recombinase RecA, with translation MAGDKLQALQQALNNIEKAFGKGSIMRLGEASARLTVEVIPTGSIALDMALGVGGVPRGRIVEVYGPESSGKTTVALHIIAEAQRAGGLAAFIDAEHALDPAYARNLGVDIDNLLVSQPDTGEQALEIAEALVRSGAVDIVVVDSVAALVPKAEIDGEMGDTHVGLQARLMSQALRKLTGVVSKSRTCCVFINQIREKVGVMFGNPETTPGGRALKFYSSVRLEVRRVETIKQGSDMIGSRTRVKVVKNKVAPPFKQADFDIMYGEGISREGSLLDIAVEMNIIDKSGAWYSYKGERLGQGRENAKEFLKKNQELTIEVERIIRGQPIHPVDGTVESEPAVQ, from the coding sequence ATGGCTGGTGATAAATTACAAGCTCTTCAACAAGCCCTGAACAACATTGAGAAAGCTTTTGGCAAGGGATCGATTATGCGTTTGGGAGAGGCATCGGCCCGCTTAACCGTAGAAGTGATCCCGACTGGATCTATTGCACTCGATATGGCCTTAGGAGTTGGCGGTGTTCCTAGAGGGCGAATTGTAGAAGTTTACGGACCTGAGTCTTCTGGTAAAACGACCGTTGCCCTACATATCATTGCAGAAGCACAAAGAGCAGGCGGCTTGGCTGCTTTTATTGATGCAGAGCATGCCCTTGATCCTGCCTATGCTCGAAATCTTGGTGTTGATATAGACAATCTGTTGGTCTCTCAGCCTGATACAGGGGAGCAAGCTTTAGAAATTGCAGAAGCCCTTGTTCGTTCTGGTGCAGTCGATATTGTTGTGGTTGACTCTGTAGCAGCGCTTGTTCCAAAAGCAGAAATTGATGGTGAAATGGGCGACACCCATGTGGGATTGCAAGCTCGATTGATGTCACAAGCTTTACGGAAGCTTACCGGTGTCGTATCAAAATCAAGAACTTGCTGTGTCTTTATCAACCAGATTCGCGAAAAAGTGGGAGTCATGTTCGGCAATCCTGAAACAACACCAGGTGGACGGGCTCTAAAATTCTATTCTTCAGTCCGCTTAGAGGTACGCAGAGTTGAAACAATCAAGCAAGGATCTGATATGATTGGTTCTCGTACTCGTGTAAAAGTTGTGAAGAACAAAGTGGCGCCACCTTTTAAGCAAGCTGACTTTGACATTATGTATGGTGAGGGAATTTCTCGAGAAGGCAGTCTCTTGGACATAGCTGTAGAAATGAACATAATAGACAAAAGCGGTGCGTGGTACTCTTATAAAGGTGAACGACTCGGTCAAGGACGAGAGAATGCGAAAGAATTCTTAAAGAAAAATCAAGAACTGACCATAGAAGTTGAAAGAATCATTCGAGGTCAACCGATTCATCCTGTAGATGGAACCGTTGAAAGTGAACCGGCAGTCCAATGA
- a CDS encoding DUF881 domain-containing protein → MKMSVKMKWKRWQVAATIVALTLGILLTTQFNTATQLAQGRTELIERQKALEELLEKGESERMELEEEISRLKAEVEKYEAVAKGYVGTGISTEIDRLRILTGYASVEGAGIRVTLDTKQATLFPLDIIDLMELVNILRYAGAEAIAVNGQRIIANSEIYVSGKNILINKTPISSDRDQIYVIDAIGPPDQLSDVLQVTDGLVNSLKERKIDIRIAKQNTVEIPAYAGSFRFRYAKPLTQTP, encoded by the coding sequence ATGAAAATGTCTGTAAAAATGAAATGGAAAAGATGGCAAGTAGCGGCTACGATTGTCGCCTTAACCCTTGGTATCTTGCTTACGACACAGTTTAACACAGCAACGCAGCTTGCTCAGGGACGAACCGAACTGATTGAGCGGCAGAAGGCGCTGGAGGAACTGTTAGAAAAAGGCGAAAGCGAGAGAATGGAACTAGAAGAAGAGATCAGTCGATTGAAAGCAGAAGTTGAAAAGTATGAAGCTGTGGCCAAAGGTTACGTAGGCACCGGTATTTCTACAGAAATTGATCGACTGAGAATTTTGACAGGGTATGCCAGTGTAGAAGGTGCAGGAATTCGAGTCACCTTAGATACAAAGCAAGCCACACTTTTTCCTTTAGACATTATCGATCTGATGGAACTGGTCAATATACTACGCTATGCAGGTGCTGAAGCCATTGCTGTCAATGGCCAGCGGATCATTGCTAACTCAGAAATCTATGTATCAGGAAAAAATATTCTGATCAATAAGACGCCCATTAGCAGTGATCGAGATCAGATCTATGTTATTGATGCCATTGGTCCGCCTGATCAACTTAGTGATGTACTACAAGTGACGGATGGTCTCGTCAATAGCTTGAAAGAAAGAAAAATCGATATCAGAATTGCTAAGCAAAATACGGTAGAAATTCCTGCCTATGCTGGTTCTTTTCGATTTCGCTATGCCAAGCCTTTGACACAAACGCCATGA
- a CDS encoding DUF881 domain-containing protein, translated as MNQRVQAIIIATVICFFVGFSLMVQWRTQAEITKAAEGYSVDELTSKLIQIEQSKDALSAQIMELRAQLNRYREGEDSRQALEQTLERTRLDAGFVALEGPGVIITLDDSPLAQDFQFSSLDNLNDYYIHDWYLRELVNALWTGGAEAIAINHQRLISTSEIFCGGTTIFVNRDFITPPFVIKAVGDPKNLSASVNMVSISLMLRDYRQRYGITFDVLPSEKLEIPAYRSDIRFRYARTMTDLSQESVAR; from the coding sequence TTGAATCAGCGTGTACAAGCGATCATCATCGCAACGGTCATATGCTTTTTTGTTGGTTTTTCATTAATGGTACAATGGCGAACGCAGGCAGAGATAACCAAAGCGGCAGAAGGGTACTCTGTTGATGAACTAACATCGAAGCTGATTCAGATAGAACAATCGAAAGATGCTTTGAGTGCACAAATCATGGAACTTCGTGCGCAACTCAATCGCTACCGAGAAGGCGAAGACTCTCGACAAGCCCTGGAACAAACCCTAGAAAGGACCCGTCTTGATGCTGGTTTTGTCGCACTAGAAGGACCTGGTGTAATCATAACACTTGATGATAGCCCCCTAGCACAGGATTTTCAGTTCTCTAGCTTGGACAATTTGAACGATTACTATATTCACGATTGGTATTTACGAGAGCTAGTTAACGCCTTATGGACAGGTGGAGCAGAAGCCATCGCGATTAATCATCAGAGGTTAATTAGTACGTCTGAAATTTTTTGTGGTGGAACAACTATTTTTGTAAATCGTGACTTTATAACACCGCCTTTTGTCATTAAAGCTGTTGGAGATCCAAAGAACTTATCGGCTTCTGTTAATATGGTATCCATATCGTTAATGCTTCGAGATTATCGGCAACGTTATGGGATTACCTTTGATGTTCTACCTAGTGAAAAACTAGAGATTCCGGCTTATCGTAGTGATATAAGATTTCGGTATGCTAGAACCATGACCGATCTAAGTCAAGAGTCGGTGGCAAGATAA